A part of Molothrus aeneus isolate 106 chromosome 10, BPBGC_Maene_1.0, whole genome shotgun sequence genomic DNA contains:
- the TM4SF4 gene encoding transmembrane 4 L6 family member 4, giving the protein MCTGGCAKCLGSTLIPLAVLCTLANILLFFPGGKVEESAHITDEVWYFGGILGSGVLMIFPALVFLGLQNNDCCGCCGNRSCGKRFAMFSSIIFAAVGVLGAGYCFILSAVALNKGPKCQSQGGWTYPFEAGDYLADHALWNKCTSPDNIVPWHLTLFSLLLVMSGIQGVLCGIQVVNGLFGTICGDCKCCGCCGGEGTV; this is encoded by the exons ATGTGCACGGGAGGCTGTGCCAAGTGCCTGGGAAGTACTCTCatccccctggctgtgctctgcaccCTCGCtaatattttgttgtttttccctgGAGGAAAAGTTGAAGAGAGTGCACACATTACAGATGAAGTTTGGTACTTTGGAGGGATCTTGGGATCAGGTGTATTG ATGATCTTCCCTGCCTTGGTATTTTTGGGCCTTCAGAATAATGATTGCTGTGGATGCTGTGGTAATCGGAGCTGTGGAAAGAGGTTTGCG ATGTTTTCTTCTATAATATTTGCTGCCGTTGGAGTTCTGGGAGCTGGATACTGCTTTATTTTGTCAGCAGTAGCCCTGAATAAAGGCCCTAAATGTCAAAGTCAAGGAGGTTGGACCTACCCTTTTGAGGCTGG GGATTACCTTGCTGACCATGCATTGTGGAATAAGTGTACTTCACCTGATAATATTGTCCCATGGCACCTGACCCTCTTCTCCTTGCTGCTGGTGATGAGCGGGATCCAGGGAGTGCTCTGTGGCATTCAGGTGGTGAACGGCCTCTTTGGAACCATCTGTGGGGACTGCAAATGCTGCGGATGTTGTGGG GGAGAAGGAACTGTCTAA
- the TM4SF1 gene encoding transmembrane 4 L6 family member 1 isoform X2 — protein sequence MCFGRCARCVGYKLLILALLCIVANTLLYFPNGETRFASEHHLSKYVECLHGILGGGFLVLIPAAVFIGLHNDDCCGCFGHEGCGKSCAMLSSVLAAFVGILGSGYCIIISALGLSQGPYCLTHLERNWIYPFTDSSGGYLFEYNKWSECQEPQNIVQWNVTLFSILLVLGGIEFILCFIQIINGILGGLCGLCCSHEETYVC from the exons ATGTGTTTTGGAAGGTGTGCTAGATGTGTTGGTTATAAGTTGCTCATCCTTGCCCTCCTCTGCATTGTGGCCAACACTTTACTTTATTTTCCCAATGGTGAAACAAGATTTGCTTCAGAGCATCACCTCAGCAAATACGTGGAGTGCCTTCATGGCATTCTAGGTGGAGGCTTTCTG GTACTCATTCCAGCTGCAGTGTTCATTGGGCTTCACAATGACGACTGCTGCGGGTGCTTTGGCCATGAGGGCTGTGGAAAGAGCTGTGCG ATGCTGTCCTCAGTTCTGGCAGCCTTTGTTGGGATCCTTGGCTCTGGATACTGTATAATCATTTCAGCACTGGGCTTGTCTCAAGGACCGTATTGTCTTACCCACCTAGAAAGAAACTGGATCTATCCTTTCACTGACTCCTCTGGAGG GTACTTGTTTGAGTATAACAAGTGGTCTGAATGTCAGGAACCTCAAAACATCGTGCAGTGGAACGTCACCCTCTTTTCCATCCTGCTTGTTTTGGGAGGAATAGAATTCATTCTGTGCTTCATACAGATAATCAATGGCATTCTTGGAGGACTGTGTGGGTTGTGCTGCAGTCATGAGGAG ACATATGTTTGCTAG
- the TM4SF1 gene encoding transmembrane 4 L6 family member 1 isoform X1: protein MCFGRCARCVGYKLLILALLCIVANTLLYFPNGETRFASEHHLSKYVECLHGILGGGFLVLIPAAVFIGLHNDDCCGCFGHEGCGKSCAMLSSVLAAFVGILGSGYCIIISALGLSQGPYCLTHLERNWIYPFTDSSGGYLFEYNKWSECQEPQNIVQWNVTLFSILLVLGGIEFILCFIQIINGILGGLCGLCCSHEEVSSLQTYPCFSDEHITCYLYYCGVLLSNYFIGILKQQFPVQLFL from the exons ATGTGTTTTGGAAGGTGTGCTAGATGTGTTGGTTATAAGTTGCTCATCCTTGCCCTCCTCTGCATTGTGGCCAACACTTTACTTTATTTTCCCAATGGTGAAACAAGATTTGCTTCAGAGCATCACCTCAGCAAATACGTGGAGTGCCTTCATGGCATTCTAGGTGGAGGCTTTCTG GTACTCATTCCAGCTGCAGTGTTCATTGGGCTTCACAATGACGACTGCTGCGGGTGCTTTGGCCATGAGGGCTGTGGAAAGAGCTGTGCG ATGCTGTCCTCAGTTCTGGCAGCCTTTGTTGGGATCCTTGGCTCTGGATACTGTATAATCATTTCAGCACTGGGCTTGTCTCAAGGACCGTATTGTCTTACCCACCTAGAAAGAAACTGGATCTATCCTTTCACTGACTCCTCTGGAGG GTACTTGTTTGAGTATAACAAGTGGTCTGAATGTCAGGAACCTCAAAACATCGTGCAGTGGAACGTCACCCTCTTTTCCATCCTGCTTGTTTTGGGAGGAATAGAATTCATTCTGTGCTTCATACAGATAATCAATGGCATTCTTGGAGGACTGTGTGGGTTGTGCTGCAGTCATGAGGAGGTAAGTAGTTTGCAGACGTACCCATGCTTCTCAGATGAACATATAACTTGTTACTTATACTACTGTGGGGTTTTACTCAGCAATTACTTTATAGGTATTCTTAAGCAACAATTCCCTGTACAGCTGTTCCTATAG